The Nerophis lumbriciformis linkage group LG07, RoL_Nlum_v2.1, whole genome shotgun sequence genome window below encodes:
- the LOC133609219 gene encoding ribosomal biogenesis factor-like, with protein MGKNKPKGKQTCVFQVANRHLKAKNKAKPVRTTLKHIKAVKNETVENLNQIFSEIQRDVASVPKSVASEPKKQTQVVKEPPKEPVNVDSAAQLFSQL; from the exons ATGGGCAAAAACAAACCAAAGGGGAAACAGACGTGCGTCTTCCAAGTGGCCAACAGGCACCTAAAAGCCAAAAACAAAGCAAAACCTGTGAGGACGACACTCAAACAC ATCAAAGCGGTGAAGAACGAGACAGTGGAGAACCTCAATCAGATCTTCTCAGAAATCCAGAGGGATGTGGCCAGCGTTCCCAAAAGTGTGGCGTCAGAACCCAAGAAACAAACACAG GTTGTCAAAGAACCGCCGAAGGAACCTGTGAACGTTGACAGTGCTGCTCAGCTCTTCTCTCAGCTGTGA